The following DNA comes from Halalkaliarchaeum sp. AArc-CO.
GAGCCGGTCTACGAAGCAACTATTAAAGGATATCCATACATCAAATAAATTAATATAATATTATTTACTTTTTAATGGCATAGTAAGCTGCGTGACACAGCAAGTTGCGCGTCTCGCAACGAGAGGGATCTGCAACGAACACTAACAGAGTGGTAGTATAAGTGAACTAGTTGTCTAGATTGAGCCGATTACGACAACATACTATTTCTGTCAAAGAACGTTACTCGATTAAACATATTTCTCGCTACTATTATCAATTATGGTATTTAGATGAGGGCTAGGGCCGGGTTTCGACCGCACGATCCGATTCTCCTCATAATATTACTAATTCTGATATGTGGTGGGATATTCTGCACATCTTGTATTTATTTAAAAGATGCATTCGCCAGAGGTCATGGCTCTACAACCCAATAGCGGTAATTATATTAAATTAGTTATGATATGGTATATCCTGTAATTCATTGTATGCAGAATGTTGGAAGCTTGATGTATATGTGTGGGTAGATAGATAATCGAAGAGCTCCATTCTCGCGCGCGAAATACGACCTGTTGAAATCCTAATCGAGATGATATAGATATTGGCCGGAATAGAATTCGAAGAGAGTGATCCTCCGGATCACATCACGCTGAAGAATGCAGTAAAAATAGTATTTTCGCGTGTTTCCAGGCTACTATTCGTCGTTTTCGATTTCTAATCTGTTGTCCAACTGCACAGCGATGTTACATTCGACAACATCCCCCGTGACCTCGCCGAGATCACAGTCCTCGCCGAAGTCAGGACGACCATCGTCATCTTCATCGACGCCGCCGTACGCGTCCCAGATCGCTGTCCCTTCGGTGGGCCAGCTCCACTCTTCGTTCACGACCAGCAACCGAATATCGCCCCGTTCGACTGTAACGTCCTTGTCGTTGTTCTCGAGGATTGGGTTGAACGGCAGGTCGCTGCCGTGGCAGGCGAACGTGTCGCCGAGGGTTTCAAAGTCGCATCCGGGTTCGTCGAAGTTCACATCTATTTGGGCCCACTCGTCGGGGATCACGCAGGCGTCATCCCCCTCATCGAGCGTGTCGAGGACTTCGTCCGTATCATCCCAGACCTCGATAGCGACAGTTCCCGCAGAGAACGAACTGCTATCGTCCCTAAGGGATTCACCCTCGTTGTCGTAATATGTTACCGTGTACTCGCCACCGCAGTCGAACTCGAACTCGAACGTGTGGCTGTCACCGGCCAGGCGAGCCTGCGGGACGACATTCCATAGGAAGTTCGTGACGTAGTCCTCACCGTCTTCGATCCGACGTGTGAAAGTGCCATCAATGTCGACGACCCAGTCGTTGTAGTCCCAGTCTGATTCGTCTTTCGGCAGGTCCTCGTAGGCGAGGCTGATCCGTCCGGTCTCGGTGATTTCTTCAGGGTCGAAGGTACAGTCGCCATCGACGTCGGCGACGATCCGGATCTCGTTGTCGAGTTCCTCGAGGAGTTCGTCTCCTTCGCTGAGACCTTTCGAGTTCGTTTTGAGTCCGAGACAGACGCATTCGCCCAGCGGAAGGCCGATCGCGTTGTCCTCACCGACGATCGATCGGTCGCGATTGTCTCCGAGATAGAAGTCGACTCGTCGTTCGTCCTCATAGGGTTCAGGAGGGTCCGACAACTCATCGTCGTAGTCTTCGATCCAGATGCAGGCGTTTTCCTTGCCCTGGTTACAGAGCTGGAAGACGTTGTCTACATACATCCGAGAGTCCGAGTTGATACCCTCACCGAGAGGGGTACCCTCCCCGATCGTCGGATTGTCGGGGTTCATCAGGATCTCGAGATGCCCGTCACCGTCGAGATGGGCATAACTCGAATTGGGTGTCTCCGACCCGCCGATGCTACACTTGTCCATCCCGAGGTAGGCGTCGGGATCCTCTGCGACCTCAATCTTCACACTACGTTGTGATTCGACCCGGGAGAACGCACCGCTACCGAGCAATGCGCTCCCACCGACAGATGCCGATCCAACTCCAATCAGGAATTTGCGTCGTTGCATGGTGGTTTCTCCATTGTTTCCGGCGGCACCTTTCCAATACAGCTGGTGCGCGCCTTACCGGACGTCACTACTTGGACGTCCTTTGGTATACACTGGAATCATAATTTCACAGAATATACATGAGATATCAATGAGTGTATTCTTCACATGAATTGACGTGATCTCGAGGTAATCTAACTTTGAACACATACGATCCGTGTTATCCAGAGTGGAAACGACTCGTCTCGCCGCATGAGTAACATATCTCTCCACAGGTCATCGATGGCAGAAAATCAGTTTTCGAGAAAGTAAAGATCGATCCGGTAGATAGACAACAGAGGGATTTCAGTCGTTGATCTCCGGCACGTCCTCCTCGTGTTCGACGCACACGCCCGTGTTACCGATGTCTCCCTGTTCGACAAGGTATTCGATGAGATCTTCTTCGAACTCTTCACACTCTTTATCTGAATCGATGCCAGTTCGACCGACCTCCACTCCGTTGGTCGAGAGGATAATCGGGTCACACTGTTCGGCAGTCAAGAAGTAGTAGCCGGGGATCCACGGTTCTTTTCCGTCACCTCTGGTAGCATTCGCACAGACGTTCAATGCACCTGAAATCTCGGCGCCGGTGCATTCCCAGGTCGTGTTGACTGGGAAGTTGTTCTCGTTGTAGACGCGCCAGAGGAAGTACTCTTCATCGTCGACCTCCATCGAACACATTCCGGTAACCGACATCGAGTCGGGGTCGACACGGTCCCCGAGCTGTCCGAGATTGTCTGCGTCGGCGTTGATGACGATCTCGTCGTCTTCGACGAGTTCATCACCATCCTCGAGTCCTTTCGTGACTGTGCGAATGCCGACACAGATACATTCGCCCACGCCGAGGGGGAATGCGTTCTCAGCACCGACCAGGGAATCATCCTCGTCTCCGTTCAGATAGAATTCCACGGCGTCGTAGTCATCGTTGTAGTCGTCGTGTAATTCCGGAGTGTCGAACTCGTTGATCCAGACACCAACTTTCTGTTTGCCCTGGTTGCACACCTGGAACACGTCGTCGAAGTACGTAAAGGAGTCTGAGTTGACCCCTTCACCCCCTGCATCAGTGGGGTTGTCCGGCGACATGTCCACTTCGAGATGCCCGGATTCGTCGATATTTGTGTAACTGGAGTTCGGGGAGCCTGGACAGCCATCCAGTCCGAGATACGCGTCCGGATCCTCTGCGACTTCGATCGTTACGTTCCGCTGCGATTCCACTCTGCTGAATGCGCCCGAACCGACGAGCGCGCTGCCTCCGATTGCCGATGCACCTACTCCGTACAGGAATTTCCGCCGTTGCATGGTTGTTCTCTCCGTTGGGTTTCCGGCGGCACCGGTCCGACGTTCGGGGGGGTGCGCGCCTTACTGAATCTGAACTATCCATACCCCCTTTGGTATACACCGTGAGTCTAATTTCTCGGTTGAAGTCCCGAAATCAATCTCTGTATGCGTCCATAGACGGTCCTGTTATGCTGAAACAATATTTTCCAGTAGGAAATAATTCGAGATTACTCGACTACAATGGTTCCATACCTTCCAGACAATCTGCGCATGACGACCACGTCTCACCGTTAGAGAAGGAACTCGTGGAGAGGGGTGTGCTACTGTACGTTGAATGTAATCCAGGGAATGTACCAATTTTGTTCGGCGCCACGCCGCAGAATGACCTCTACAGACGAGAAGGCTGAGACCGTGCGAGACTCACTTTCACCGGGTCCCAGGGTGACTCCCTGGTATCGCTCTCCAAAGTCTTCCCCCTCGAGTGGTCCTTCACTAATGGTGTCTCCCGTCCACTGGTCTTCAGTTCCGGATTCTCCATCAACTCGGTAGTCGAACGCAAAGTACCAATCAGTTGGATTATCAAATGTGAGTTCGATTTCGTTACCGTCGATTTCCCATTCCACGTATGGCCGGTCTTGTCCTTTGTTGTCTGCGTTAGGGCCTAGACCGTCCGATTCTTCATCGAGGACAAGTTCACCAACCTCGGGGACCACTCCTTCTACGTCGACATCTGCCGTGAGCACGAGCTCGTCGCCGAAGAGACGATTGTTCTCGGTAGCGTCGACGCTTTTCGTCATCGTCCGGAGACCGATCTCGATACACTCGCCGACTGGGATGCTCACTGCGTTGTCCTCGCCCATGATCGACTCGGTTCCGTCGTCGCCGACCCCGGCGGCCTCACCCGTGTAGAATTGTACTCTGGGTTCGTCTTCGTAGGATGTGTCCTCTACACCGGTCGCGTCAATACCTTCGGGGTAATCCTCGTCAGTTGGAGGTTCGATGTAAAAACCAACTGTCTCCTTTCCCTGGTTGCAGACCTGAAAAAGGCTGTCGAACCAGGTGAACGAGTCGGAGTTGACTCCTTCACCATCGTTCGGGTTCTCGCCGACATCGATCCCGAGATGTCCTTTTTCGTCTATTTCCACGTAATTATCACTGTTTGTCGACCCCGTCCGGGACAGCCCCAGATACGCGTCCGGGTCCTCCGCGACTTCGATCGCCACGTCACGCTGTGATTCGACCCGCGAAAACGCGCCCGATCCGACGAGCGCGCTGCCTCCGATTGCCGATACACCTATGCCGTACAAGAATTTTCGTCGTTCCATAGTTGGTTCCGTATCGTTGTTGGCGCCACCGATCCGGCTGTCAGATCGGCGCACGCCTCAGTGGCCCCCACTCACCGGCCCTGTTTGTGTATACACACCGATCTCAATTTCAAGATAAAATATATGAAATCAATTAGATATTCCCTCTCTGAAAGGCACAATTGTTCCAAAATAGCAATTTCTCATCCCGAAACAATCAATGACTTCTCTCGGTACAATCCGTGGTTTCTGAAGTGAAAGCGCTCCATACTTCTCGTCATATCTCATCAGAGAGCCTGCCCAAACGACGAAACTAACTGTGTTTTTCACGTTACTGCTATCGTCAGTATGCCCCTCTGAACATGACTGCTTCACATTCACTGCACATCAATGAGACCGAGCTACCACCTGTCTCGGCATTCGGCTTTTCGATCGCCTGCAGTTCCCCTCCACACGTCGGACACGTCTCCAGGAACGCCCGCAACCGACCGAGTAGTTCGTCCCGTGATCTCCCGTCGAGATCATCCCACACCGGCAACCACTCACCGAGCGTTGGATGCAACGCGACGTCAGCCAGAAAAGCCGCTTTCGAGGGCCACTTTCCGAGCTCGTTTCCACCCAGTCGCACGATGAACGTCCCGCCGGTCTCTTCGGTGACCAGTTCGTCGGGATCGACCTCGAGTACCAACGCCAGCTGCTGTCTTGCCCGGTCGCCGGTTCGAACGCGTTCGATCCGCCGATGCCAGACGTCCCCAAAGCGATCAGTCAGTCGAAGGTCGTCTCCCGCCTCGGTTTCGGTGACGATACCTGCCTCCTCGAGCAGTTCTGCCAGCGTTCGGCCGTCGATCACTTCGACCTCCGGCTCCCCGTTTACCTCCGGTTCCGACCGCTTATCGGGACTCGATCCGGTGTCGATATCAGTGGAGCTGACTTCCTCGGCCTCTTCTGATTCCGTTGGGCGGTCAGGACAATCATCCGGAGCAAGGTAGAGTACCGATACCTTTCGACGCTCTATCACAAACCGTGTCACGGCGACTGTCGAAACCGCAGAGATGGCTGCAATCGAGATCACGGACGGATCTCTGCCAAGGACCAGAACGCTCAGGACGCCGATCGAAGCGACAACGAGGACTGACTCGTCTATACGCTCTCTCTTGGACTCTGTAGTGCGTGCACGAGTGCGATCGGCGCTGGGCAAAACACCGGGAGTGTTCATTGGTACCAATAGGCGTTTCACTCCGAGTAACTAAAGTGTCGGTGGATGATATCAGTCTGATGCGTAGCCTCGTCACACCGATTCCCGACCTTCGGAGTCTCCGATTTTGGGGGGCTGTCATTACCAGACAACAAGAGGAAATTACAAATAGTCGTGAAATTGTCCGGGACGATTGTAAAATGAAAGTCCTCGCACTCGCGCCGACGACTGAACCGGACACTGGCTGGGGGAGGTACTCCGACGCAGTCGTCAGACATCTCCGGCAGGACTGGGATCTCGACGTGATTGTCCCGCGGAGAGATCCAGCCGGAATGATACAAAACCCACAGGAAGTGTTGAAGACGGCGAAACGCGTGCGATCCGTACTGCGGACGGGCGATTACGACGCGTTGTTATCTCTGGTGGATTACCCGTACTCCGTCGTCTCTTATCTGGCTACCGTCGGGCACTCGGTTCCATATTTCGTCGTGTGCCACGGCACCTACTCCGTTGCCCCACTTCACGCCAACCGTTCGAGACCGATCGCCGGGCACGCACATCGCAACGCCGCACAACTGTTTCCCGTGAGCAGCTTCACTGCAGAACAGTTACAGGAAGCACAGCCCGGGCTGGACAACGTCACGATCGCGAGAAACGGCGTGGATCTCGATCAGTGGAGTAACTCCGTCGAGCCGTATCCGATCGACCATCGCGCACTCTTAACTGTCGGACCGTTCAAGCAGCGCAAGGGCCAGCTGTTCTCCCTGAAAGCGTTTGCCGAAGTCGCCGAGGAATTCCCGGACGTCCAGTACCACTTCGTTGGCAACACAGAGAGGGCATATTTCGATACGGTGAGAGACTACGTCTCCGACTCCGGACTCGAGGATCGCGTTCACTTCGAAGGGTTCGTTACTCAAACCGAACTCCGTCGCTGGTACGAAACAGCAACGGCCTATTTGATGACGCCAGAGTACATCGACCACGACTTCGAAGGGTTCGGATTGGTCTACCTGGAGGCGAACGCCCACGGGACACCGACGATCGGCACGACTGCCACCGGCGCGAGAGACGCGATCGAAGACGGCTATTCGGGCCTGTGTGTCGATCACAATGTAGATGGGACTTCGACAGCTCTTCGGAGGATTTTGGGAGATGAAGCCCTCAGACGGGAACTATCCAGTACCGCTCGCGAGTGGGCACGAGCCAACAGCTGGGAACGTACTGTGGGCGTTCTCCGAAACGAGATCTCGAAACACGCGACAGCTGAGATCCGAGCTCCGTTATCTTCTCCTACCTAAAAACGTAAAGAAGTGTCCTGGAGTTACTCTCTACAGGACTCGAACACTTCACCGTCGACCGGGTTCTCGTACCAATTGTCGTCCTCGAAGATCGGTTGGTCGCCGTCTCCCGGCGGTCCATCCGCGACAGTTACCCCGTCGTAAGCGGTCGCAATGTGGACTCTCTCGTAGGGCCACATCCAGTCGGTGGGAACGGCCAACAGACGAACGTCCCCGATGCCGAACTCGACGTCGCGGTTCGGGTTTAGGTTCTCGAGGCGTGGATCGAAGAACAGTCCGTCGCCGTGTTCTCCGAATTCGGCGAGAGGTTCGTCGGGATCGAACTCCCACGGGTCGTCGAGTTCGAATTCGAGTGTCGCCGTGTACGCCGGCGGGACACAGGTACCGTCGTCGTCTCCTTCAAGGGCATTCGTGACGTTGTCCGGATAGACATCTCCGGTGTTGAAGACGTGGATCTCCGTTTCGTCGTCGAATGGCTCGTCTACTTCGTCACCCTCGCCGTTCCCGTCGTAGGTCAGGCTGTAGGTCCCCGTTCCCAATACATCGCCGGGAACGACCGACCACCTGTGTGTGTCACCTGCCCCCCGTGCCTTCGGGAGCAAATCCAGCTCGATCGAGGAGATGAGGGCATCTCCGTCGACTTCGATGCCTCTGAACGTCGCATCGACGTCTACGACCCAGTCGTTGTAATCGTAGTCGTTGCTCCCATCGAGGGGGAGGTCCTCGTAGGAAAGCGAAACGGTGTCGGGGAATTCGACCTCGATTTCCGTAATTTCGGCCCCACAGAACGTGATGTTGCTGATCGCCGCCTCCTGCCCGCCGGGATTCTCGAGGTCGGAGGCGAACGAAGTGAGGCCGTCTGCGTCATACTCCTCGCTCGTATCTAGCCCACCGAACGCACAGACTCCCTGGATGACGTATCCGTCTGCCTCGAATTTGATGTAGTTCGGTTCGCAATCCTCTCCGTCTTTGTTGAATTCGTCGTTATCGGGTTCGTACGTAATGTCGACGACGACATCACCGTCTTCGCGTACGAACTCACACTCGTCGTCGTCGAATTCGTACTTCGCCAGGAACGTATCCTCCGGACACACACAGGACTGTCCCGGTGGTCCGTTACCCCCTGGGCCTCTCGCTGCTGCCGAGCCCGTCCCGAAGACGCCGAGCGCGCCTGCGGCACCGAGCCCCTTCAGTACGTTTCTTCGATCGATCGACGTTCCGTCGAATCCGCCGTTCTGGTTGGGGTCGTTTGCACTCATTATCGATATCTCACTCGGAAAGTGAGTACTAT
Coding sequences within:
- a CDS encoding twin-arginine translocation signal domain-containing protein, yielding MSANDPNQNGGFDGTSIDRRNVLKGLGAAGALGVFGTGSAAARGPGGNGPPGQSCVCPEDTFLAKYEFDDDECEFVREDGDVVVDITYEPDNDEFNKDGEDCEPNYIKFEADGYVIQGVCAFGGLDTSEEYDADGLTSFASDLENPGGQEAAISNITFCGAEITEIEVEFPDTVSLSYEDLPLDGSNDYDYNDWVVDVDATFRGIEVDGDALISSIELDLLPKARGAGDTHRWSVVPGDVLGTGTYSLTYDGNGEGDEVDEPFDDETEIHVFNTGDVYPDNVTNALEGDDDGTCVPPAYTATLEFELDDPWEFDPDEPLAEFGEHGDGLFFDPRLENLNPNRDVEFGIGDVRLLAVPTDWMWPYERVHIATAYDGVTVADGPPGDGDQPIFEDDNWYENPVDGEVFESCRE
- a CDS encoding glycosyltransferase family 4 protein — protein: MRSLVTPIPDLRSLRFWGAVITRQQEEITNSREIVRDDCKMKVLALAPTTEPDTGWGRYSDAVVRHLRQDWDLDVIVPRRDPAGMIQNPQEVLKTAKRVRSVLRTGDYDALLSLVDYPYSVVSYLATVGHSVPYFVVCHGTYSVAPLHANRSRPIAGHAHRNAAQLFPVSSFTAEQLQEAQPGLDNVTIARNGVDLDQWSNSVEPYPIDHRALLTVGPFKQRKGQLFSLKAFAEVAEEFPDVQYHFVGNTERAYFDTVRDYVSDSGLEDRVHFEGFVTQTELRRWYETATAYLMTPEYIDHDFEGFGLVYLEANAHGTPTIGTTATGARDAIEDGYSGLCVDHNVDGTSTALRRILGDEALRRELSSTAREWARANSWERTVGVLRNEISKHATAEIRAPLSSPT
- a CDS encoding DUF1102 domain-containing protein; this translates as MQRRKFLYGVGASAIGGSALVGSGAFSRVESQRNVTIEVAEDPDAYLGLDGCPGSPNSSYTNIDESGHLEVDMSPDNPTDAGGEGVNSDSFTYFDDVFQVCNQGKQKVGVWINEFDTPELHDDYNDDYDAVEFYLNGDEDDSLVGAENAFPLGVGECICVGIRTVTKGLEDGDELVEDDEIVINADADNLGQLGDRVDPDSMSVTGMCSMEVDDEEYFLWRVYNENNFPVNTTWECTGAEISGALNVCANATRGDGKEPWIPGYYFLTAEQCDPIILSTNGVEVGRTGIDSDKECEEFEEDLIEYLVEQGDIGNTGVCVEHEEDVPEIND